The nucleotide window CGTTAAGAAAATAGGTTCCTACACAACAAAGACCCTTGATAACCAAGGGTCTTTTCTATTTCATCTTTGTTTACCATTCGTCAATGATTAATTTTTTGACATTTTTAATTGTATTTTAATAAACATACCCAAACCACTGTGGCGCAAGGGATCACACGTCCCTATCCAATTTCTAGGCTGTTACAAAGCTGTTATACTCGCTCTAGCAACTTAACGAAAACGAATTTTGGAGGTACTAACTAATATGAAAACAAACATCTTTGTCCAAAAGGCCGTAACCGTCGGGTTGTGCGCTACACTAGGTTTTGGAGCTGTACTAATGACTAACGCACCTGTTGCACAGGCAGCAACTGCATCTGTGTCCACAGGTCAACAGATTGTTAACTATGGTAAACAATTTACTGGAACTCCATATAAATTTGGTGCCTCAACAACAACAACCAAAGTTTTTGACTGCTCTTCTTTTATGAAATATATTTTCAAAAAGTATGGTGTAGACTTGCCGCGCACTTCCGTGAAACAATCTAAAGAAGGCACAGCTGTGTCCAAAGCTAATCTGCGTGTAGGCGATCTGGTATTCTTCTCCAGCGGTAGCCGTTCTACTGGCTCCAACATCACTCATGTAGGCGTGTACGCAGGGAACGGAAAGATTCTGCATACGTATGGATCTCCAGGCGTAACCCTTTCGGATCTGAATTCCGGTACTTGGGAAAGAACGTATATTAAAGCTCGTCGTGTACTTTAGAATTATATATTGCTAAGAAGTAAAGACCGGACGAACTGTTCCGGTCTTTTTAATTACCCTTTTTTCTCCACACTCTAAACTGGAGTTTCATGGAATTCGGTGATAAATCTAATTTTTATCA belongs to Paenibacillus sp. FSL H8-0079 and includes:
- a CDS encoding C40 family peptidase, which produces MKTNIFVQKAVTVGLCATLGFGAVLMTNAPVAQAATASVSTGQQIVNYGKQFTGTPYKFGASTTTTKVFDCSSFMKYIFKKYGVDLPRTSVKQSKEGTAVSKANLRVGDLVFFSSGSRSTGSNITHVGVYAGNGKILHTYGSPGVTLSDLNSGTWERTYIKARRVL